From the genome of Brevundimonas sp. NIBR11:
TTCAGGTCGTCGCCGGATCAAGGGTGAAGTCCAGCGGCGTGTCGGCGGCGGGCAGGCAGCTGCGATCCACCGGCGCGGACGGATCGCGCAGGAAGTCCCGCACCATCGCACGGGTGCAGGGGCTGGACCCGGTCTCTCCGTGGGTGGCGTTGGTGACGATCACGACCTGATGGTTGGCATAGCCCCGCGCCGCCGCCTCGGTCAGGGGCGGCGGACAGCCGGGATCGATCTCGGCGGCGACGAACAGGGTCGGGATATTGGTCACGACGGGGGCGTTCTCGATAGCGGCGGCCGGGGTCTCGCCCACCGCATCGCAGACGTCGAACAACCGCGACAGCGACGGAACCAGCACCTCCGCCACCGGATCGCCGGCCGCTCCGCCCGCCAGCCGCGCCCGTGATTCGAACGGCAGCTCCTCCTTGCACAGGTGGGCCATATGCTGGCCTTCGGTGTAGTAGGTCCGGTTCTCGGCGATCTCGGCCACAGCACTCAGATCGCCGGCGATGATCTTGTCCAGATCGGCCGGCAGCCGCCGCACCCCGACCCGGTCATAGGTCGTCTCCATCAGGAAGGCGGACAGGTCGTCGACGTTGAACGTCCCCCCGTCGTTCCCCGTCACGGGCCCCGCCAGCCAGCGCCGCGCCTCGGTTTCGAACCGCGCCTGCATGTCCGGATAGCGGGCGGCGCATTCCGCCTGCGCCTCGCATTTGGCCAGGATGATCTTCACCGCGTCGGAGACCTGTTCCGGCGTGCCGACGGCCCAGTTGCCTTCCGGCGGCCAGGGGCTCTGCATGACCGCCGCACGCACGATCTCCGGATGATGGGTGATGACCGCCGCCTCAATCCGGGGACCGTAGGAGCCGCCACGCAGGTCGATCTTCTCCAGCCCCAGCACCTCGACCATATCGGCCACGTCGTCGGCGATGACGGCGGCGTTGTACTGGTTCAGATCGACGCCTTGCGCCTTCCAGCCCTGCAGACAGGCGATGAGCCCGTCGCGATCCTCGTCCGACGGCGGCCCTGCATCGGTCAGTTCCACGCCCGGACAGTCCAGCGACGGCGACCCGCGCCCGCCGCCCCTCTGGTCGAAGAAGATCACGTCCTGATCCACGGCCAGGGCGTCCGGGTTTTGCTGCGCATACCGCAAAGCCCCGCCGACGCCGGGCGTCGAAGCCCCGCCCGGCCCGCCGTGGAAATTCACCATCGGCGGCAGCAGATGGCCCGACGCATCGCGATAGGGCGTCGACGCCTTGACGATGACCACGGCGATATCGATCCGCCGATCGCTCGCCCCGCCTCGCGCTTCATCGACGGTCAGCATCCCGCACCGGACCTCGCGCACGCCCGTGGGCCAGTCGGCGGGGCAGGCGGTGTCGGTGAATACGGGGTCGGCAGCCGCCGCGGGCGCGGCGGACAGGCCTGCTCCGAACAGCAGGGACAGGGCGGCGAGGACGCG
Proteins encoded in this window:
- a CDS encoding alpha/beta hydrolase; translation: MILRVLAALSLLFGAGLSAAPAAAADPVFTDTACPADWPTGVREVRCGMLTVDEARGGASDRRIDIAVVIVKASTPYRDASGHLLPPMVNFHGGPGGASTPGVGGALRYAQQNPDALAVDQDVIFFDQRGGGRGSPSLDCPGVELTDAGPPSDEDRDGLIACLQGWKAQGVDLNQYNAAVIADDVADMVEVLGLEKIDLRGGSYGPRIEAAVITHHPEIVRAAVMQSPWPPEGNWAVGTPEQVSDAVKIILAKCEAQAECAARYPDMQARFETEARRWLAGPVTGNDGGTFNVDDLSAFLMETTYDRVGVRRLPADLDKIIAGDLSAVAEIAENRTYYTEGQHMAHLCKEELPFESRARLAGGAAGDPVAEVLVPSLSRLFDVCDAVGETPAAAIENAPVVTNIPTLFVAAEIDPGCPPPLTEAAARGYANHQVVIVTNATHGETGSSPCTRAMVRDFLRDPSAPVDRSCLPAADTPLDFTLDPATT